One segment of Megachile rotundata isolate GNS110a chromosome 4, iyMegRotu1, whole genome shotgun sequence DNA contains the following:
- the LOC100884046 gene encoding uncharacterized protein LOC100884046: MKTLSTLSPTVKYGLHCIGIWPGIPFPMLYKFYWIVSTIIFQGFQYSYIIQHFKSQSFVELVDNLSIGVAITQTNINVLVSWINHRILCDMLSTIEEECKKYAFIDKTGLILKTIHVSYRLTTSIILLYVMVAIIHIIGNATSAHSNETYSLILKMDLPFEINKSPNYELVLTAQIFHQTYTAFTFSVYSALILMVVLHVGCQIDILCQTIIDVPLRDKKQLEFFISRHQDIIVFTEKIEQFFTYMALSQLLSNILITCCLGFLIIMSISGDAGLSVFFKSVLFYVALWIEAYVYCFAGEYLNTKSKLICETAYKCLWYNLYPSESKLLIIVILRAQKGFTLTFGKFSNLSLENFTEILKASASYMSVLLAMS, from the exons ATGAAGACGCTAAGTACTCTTAGCCCCACTGTTAAGTATGGTCTTCACTGCATCGGTATCTGGCCAGGAATACCGTTTCCTATGCtgtataaattttattggaTAGTGTCTACGATTATATTTCAAGGCTTTCAATACAGTTATATCATCCAGCATTTCAAATCACAGAGCTTTGTggaattggttgataatttgagtATCGGTGTTGCGATCACTCAGACTAATATCAATGTGCTTGTTTCTTGGATAAATCATAG aatCCTCTGTGATATGTTATCAACAATAGAAGAAGAATGTAAGAAGTATGCTTTTATCGACAAGACTGGTTTGATATTAAAAACAATTCATGTTTCTTACCGTTTAACAACTTCAATTATTCTTCTCTACGTGATGGTGGCAATTATTCACATTATTGGTAATGCAACATCTGCACACAGCAATGAAACATATTCTTTGATCTTAAAAATGGACTTGCCCTTTGAAATCAACAAATCGCCTAATTATGAGCTCGTGTTAACTGCACAAATATTTCATCAAACATATACTGCTTTTACATTTAGCGTCTATAGTGCTCTCATCCTAATGGTG GTACTTCACGTGGGTTGTCAAATAGATATTCTGTGTCAAACAATAATTGATGTTCCTCTCAGAGACAAGAAACAATTAGAATTCTTTATCAGCCGTCATCAGGATATCATCGTATTTACAGAAAAAATTGAACAGTTCTTTACTTACATGGCACTTAGCCAACTCTTATCAAATATACTGATTACTTGCTGTCTAGGATTTCTCATCATAATG TCGATAAGTGGCGATGCAGGACTTTCTGTATTCTTCAAATCTGTTTTGTTCTACGTTGCTCTTTGGATAGAAGCATACGTATATTGTTTCGCTGGAGAATACCTCAATACCAAG agtaAGCTGATTTGCGAAACGGCGTACAAATGTCTTTGGTATAATTTATATCCAAGCGAGAGTAAACTTTTAATAATTGTGATACTAAGAGCTCAAAAAGGATTTACGCTTACTTTCGGAAAATTTTCGAACCTGTCTCTGGAAAATTTTACAGAA ATCTTGAAAGCTTCAGCATCATATATGTCGGTACTGCTTGCAATGTCTTAA